The Aureispira anguillae genome contains a region encoding:
- a CDS encoding helix-turn-helix domain-containing protein: MKINAALVSTLIDFAASRGMNATLLQAMVKDKNIDYCALEAKIDLEDYLAILTKISTTLADARLGISFGLYLNLSALGLVHTISLQSSSIEQALLILESYLQNNFPLLTIKKNILGSQIQLQLDTKIKTPVLRKNILDTSFCLIFRELKLMMGATPLGLALPYADLLSYELHLGHPIQSSHSHCFSLPQNSINQPINARNLQQIECLLPKYLQMIQTPDHAQSFAANTRRMILHLCAPELPSLKMVCRQFSMSSRTFQRKLNQEGSSFREISLEIKKELSNFLQAGNKMKTKDIAYILGYSESSAYLNAKKNW, translated from the coding sequence ATGAAAATAAATGCCGCTTTAGTATCCACTTTAATTGATTTTGCTGCGTCTAGAGGAATGAATGCGACTCTATTACAGGCAATGGTTAAAGACAAAAATATTGACTACTGTGCTCTAGAAGCTAAAATTGATCTAGAGGACTATTTAGCCATCCTAACTAAAATCTCAACAACTCTAGCAGATGCCCGATTAGGAATCTCCTTTGGGCTGTATCTAAACCTTAGTGCCCTAGGTCTTGTACATACCATTTCATTGCAGAGTTCTAGTATAGAACAGGCACTTTTGATTTTAGAAAGTTACCTTCAAAACAACTTTCCACTATTAACAATCAAAAAAAACATTTTGGGAAGTCAAATTCAATTACAATTAGATACCAAAATAAAAACACCTGTCCTTCGAAAAAACATTCTAGATACTTCTTTTTGTTTAATTTTTAGAGAACTAAAACTAATGATGGGAGCTACCCCATTAGGTTTGGCACTGCCTTATGCTGATCTTCTTTCCTATGAACTGCATCTAGGACATCCTATCCAATCAAGTCATTCGCATTGTTTCAGTCTCCCTCAAAATTCCATCAACCAACCTATTAATGCTAGAAATTTGCAGCAAATAGAATGCTTGCTTCCCAAATATCTGCAAATGATACAAACACCTGACCATGCGCAAAGCTTTGCAGCCAATACACGGCGTATGATTTTGCACCTTTGTGCACCAGAACTGCCTTCTCTAAAAATGGTTTGCAGGCAATTTTCGATGAGTAGCCGCACTTTCCAACGTAAATTAAATCAAGAAGGAAGTTCCTTTAGAGAAATTAGTCTTGAAATAAAAAAAGAATTGTCCAATTTCTTACAAGCAGGCAATAAAATGAAAACCAAAGATATTGCTTATATCCTTGGGTATTCTGAGTCGAGTGCTTATTTGAATGCCAAAAAGAATTGGTAA
- a CDS encoding tail fiber domain-containing protein → MLKIINLTLLFAFIVSNSIAQNVGIGTTTPHSSAKLDIEDANRGLLVPRIDIPNLNAAAPVTAPATSLLVYNTNTTTGVGYYYWDGTKWNRLSDQLMNADNDWHEVGTTTAPNNINDNIFTHGNVGIGSVTPSTKLEVNGDNILTPWALLYGGGGIHENMALRLWDQGTDVNNINIVEFGHNSPTYVAGARIRSVNPASNAATGANLFLETASDNAATWNSNQLMLKNDGNVGIGLADPLYKLHVYRDGPSHIMIEGEQSGYINAGLVLKANQASNTRGLGTFMYDNGGQNEWFAGRPYAASDRFVIQRQTGLSDHNDETAGVINGSGGLTGTQRFFTVENNGYVGINNSTPDMRLSVYEGGNTNYIARFHTNGTTGDAYQGIRLGTSEGSGNVYADFAVSRVNDIFGISVGNSSTGLTLHTQNTNQIDLAITATGNVGIGTITPSKKLQVAGGLQVGTNGIYTDLVFETGSLLGIYEQVFDIYPRTIPGTGQSEGLTYFKNNSSVGLTRHDVAVQGYLGAGTTAPTAPLHVANGPTMTSGYSRAAVFHAQHPVIQFKGISNTNHSGFIGYDAQASVEAMRFWTGHTGNDHGGSATNAMSIHANGNVGLGTGTAVPTTTLQVNGTASKSGGGTWTATSDKRTKKDIVRFSDGLNVLTQINPVTFKYNGLYNTVDDGKDYVGIIAQEVQEVAPYMIGSSLIAKTAETENKEEILNYDGGTHLLYILVNSVKEQQQIIEHQKKENQQLQTAIQALEDRLEKLEAQ, encoded by the coding sequence ATGCTTAAAATAATAAATTTAACGCTTTTATTTGCATTTATTGTTTCTAATAGTATTGCCCAAAATGTAGGAATTGGAACAACAACCCCTCATAGTAGTGCTAAGTTAGACATAGAAGATGCCAATAGAGGGCTTTTAGTACCCAGAATTGACATTCCCAATTTAAATGCAGCAGCTCCTGTCACAGCTCCTGCTACTTCTTTATTAGTTTATAATACCAATACGACTACTGGGGTTGGTTATTACTATTGGGATGGAACCAAGTGGAACCGATTGAGCGATCAATTGATGAATGCAGACAACGATTGGCACGAAGTAGGAACAACAACAGCTCCCAATAACATTAACGATAATATTTTTACACATGGCAATGTTGGGATTGGTTCGGTTACTCCTTCTACCAAACTAGAGGTAAATGGCGACAACATTTTAACACCATGGGCTTTGCTCTATGGAGGAGGAGGAATACATGAGAACATGGCATTAAGGCTTTGGGATCAAGGTACTGATGTTAACAACATTAATATTGTTGAATTTGGTCACAACAGCCCTACTTATGTAGCAGGTGCTCGCATTCGCTCCGTCAATCCTGCTTCTAATGCGGCTACTGGAGCCAACTTATTTTTAGAAACTGCTTCTGACAATGCTGCGACTTGGAACAGCAATCAGTTGATGCTAAAAAATGATGGCAATGTGGGAATTGGTTTGGCGGATCCCCTATACAAACTACACGTTTATAGAGATGGTCCTAGTCATATAATGATTGAGGGAGAACAATCAGGCTATATCAATGCTGGTCTAGTCTTGAAAGCCAATCAAGCCAGTAATACTAGAGGATTGGGAACCTTTATGTACGACAATGGAGGGCAAAATGAATGGTTTGCTGGACGCCCTTATGCCGCTAGTGATCGTTTTGTTATTCAACGCCAAACAGGTCTAAGCGACCATAACGATGAAACAGCAGGGGTAATCAATGGCTCTGGTGGACTAACAGGAACACAACGCTTTTTTACGGTTGAAAACAATGGCTACGTTGGTATCAACAACAGTACTCCAGATATGCGCTTATCGGTTTATGAAGGCGGTAACACCAATTACATCGCTCGTTTTCATACCAACGGAACAACAGGAGATGCTTACCAAGGAATTCGTTTGGGAACTTCAGAAGGCAGTGGTAATGTCTATGCTGATTTTGCTGTCAGTAGAGTGAACGACATCTTTGGAATTTCAGTGGGCAACAGTAGTACGGGGCTTACTTTACATACACAAAATACCAATCAAATCGATCTTGCCATTACTGCTACTGGAAATGTCGGAATTGGAACCATTACCCCCAGCAAAAAATTGCAAGTTGCTGGTGGCTTACAAGTGGGAACAAACGGAATTTATACTGATTTAGTCTTTGAAACAGGTAGCCTTCTAGGAATCTACGAGCAAGTATTTGATATTTATCCACGTACCATTCCTGGCACAGGGCAATCTGAAGGATTAACCTATTTTAAGAATAATTCTTCGGTAGGGCTTACTCGTCATGATGTTGCCGTTCAAGGCTATTTGGGGGCTGGAACAACCGCTCCTACTGCTCCTTTGCATGTCGCTAATGGCCCCACAATGACAAGTGGTTATTCTCGTGCCGCTGTTTTTCATGCACAACATCCTGTGATCCAATTTAAAGGTATTTCCAATACCAATCATTCTGGTTTTATTGGATATGATGCACAAGCTTCTGTGGAAGCCATGAGATTTTGGACGGGACACACAGGGAACGATCATGGAGGTAGTGCCACCAATGCCATGTCAATTCATGCCAATGGAAATGTTGGTTTAGGTACGGGAACAGCTGTGCCAACGACCACCTTGCAAGTCAACGGAACCGCAAGCAAGTCTGGAGGTGGAACATGGACGGCAACTTCTGACAAAAGAACTAAAAAAGACATTGTGCGCTTCTCTGATGGCTTAAATGTACTGACGCAAATCAATCCTGTCACGTTCAAATACAATGGTTTATACAACACCGTAGACGATGGGAAAGATTATGTAGGTATTATCGCTCAAGAGGTTCAAGAAGTAGCCCCTTATATGATTGGTTCTAGTCTTATTGCCAAAACTGCTGAAACAGAGAATAAAGAAGAGATTTTAAATTATGATGGTGGAACGCATCTATTGTATATTCTGGTCAATTCTGTCAAAGAACAGCAGCAAATTATAGAACACCAAAAAAAGGAAAATCAGCAATTACAAACGGCAATTCAAGCCTTAGAGGATAGACTTGAAAAATTAGAAGCTCAATAA
- a CDS encoding class I SAM-dependent methyltransferase produces MNLKAEFGNIDIYLFDQLLKGRFEHCQRILEVGCGTGRNLTYFLKRDFEVHGVDKNPEAIRGVQKLAQQLNASNDGQNFVVAAIENLPYEAAFFDAIICNAVLHFAKDANHFDQMLNAIWRVLKPQGQLFIRLASDIGIEDLVQPLGNGRFLLPDGSVRFLVNEALLLDYTQQLGAKLTEYIKTTNVQGLRCMTTWCLQK; encoded by the coding sequence ATGAATCTAAAAGCAGAATTTGGAAATATTGATATTTATTTATTTGACCAATTGTTAAAAGGGCGTTTTGAGCATTGCCAGCGAATTTTGGAAGTAGGCTGTGGAACGGGAAGAAACTTAACTTATTTCCTAAAGCGTGATTTTGAGGTGCATGGGGTCGATAAAAATCCTGAGGCAATTCGAGGCGTACAAAAGCTAGCCCAACAGTTAAATGCAAGTAATGATGGACAAAATTTTGTTGTTGCTGCGATTGAAAATTTACCTTATGAAGCTGCTTTTTTTGATGCCATAATTTGCAATGCCGTATTGCATTTTGCCAAGGATGCCAATCATTTTGATCAAATGTTGAACGCCATTTGGCGAGTACTAAAACCTCAGGGGCAATTATTTATTCGTTTGGCTTCGGACATAGGGATAGAAGATCTGGTTCAGCCCTTGGGGAATGGTCGTTTTTTATTGCCAGATGGTTCTGTACGCTTTTTGGTTAATGAAGCGCTATTGTTAGATTATACACAGCAATTGGGGGCAAAACTAACCGAATACATCAAAACTACTAATGTTCAAGGCTTGCGTTGCATGACAACTTGGTGTTTGCAAAAGTAA
- a CDS encoding ATP-binding protein — protein sequence MTKEVKSPFKFLDSYDKKDKDIFFGRKQETYELYDRIMETNLVLLYGASGTGKTSLINCGLGNEFESTDWHPIFIRRKDNIMEAMREEFQRHAVKKIKPTTSIIEQVRSLYLDYFKPIYLIFDQFEEIFILGDKEEQKLFFETIYQLLEENLQCKVLISMREEYIAYLSEFEEIIPYLFDNRLRVEKMNSKNLKDVIEGTAVKFNIKLQNGAKNISELIIEKLRDKNHEIDLANLQVYLDRLYQMDKKRDPDKKGITFDEALIVKTGNLEDVMSLFLDEQLSVLDKELTKKYKDVKKGAPLDILFELVTDNGTKHAIDLEQVKKRLKRSKNIAPNVIDYCVQRFKEMRILRELT from the coding sequence ATGACAAAAGAAGTAAAAAGTCCGTTCAAGTTTTTGGATTCTTACGATAAGAAAGATAAGGATATCTTTTTTGGTAGAAAACAAGAAACCTATGAACTTTATGATAGAATAATGGAAACCAACTTAGTCCTACTTTATGGGGCTTCTGGTACTGGTAAAACAAGTTTGATTAATTGTGGTTTAGGCAATGAGTTTGAATCGACCGATTGGCATCCTATTTTTATCCGTAGAAAGGATAATATTATGGAAGCAATGCGAGAGGAATTTCAGCGACATGCCGTTAAAAAAATCAAACCAACTACTTCCATTATTGAGCAAGTGCGCTCTTTGTATTTGGATTATTTTAAGCCAATATATCTTATTTTTGATCAATTCGAAGAAATCTTTATCCTTGGTGATAAGGAGGAGCAAAAGTTGTTCTTTGAAACCATTTACCAGTTGTTAGAAGAAAATTTGCAATGCAAAGTATTGATCTCAATGCGAGAAGAGTACATTGCTTATTTATCAGAATTTGAAGAAATTATTCCTTATTTGTTTGACAATCGTTTGAGGGTTGAAAAAATGAATAGCAAAAATTTGAAGGATGTAATAGAAGGAACTGCGGTCAAATTTAATATCAAATTGCAGAATGGGGCAAAGAATATTTCTGAATTGATTATTGAAAAGCTGAGAGACAAAAATCACGAAATAGACCTCGCTAATTTGCAAGTATACTTGGATCGTTTGTACCAAATGGACAAAAAAAGAGATCCAGACAAAAAAGGAATTACGTTTGATGAGGCTTTGATTGTAAAAACGGGTAACTTAGAAGATGTTATGTCTCTTTTTTTGGATGAACAATTGTCGGTTTTGGATAAAGAATTGACCAAAAAATACAAAGATGTAAAAAAAGGCGCCCCTTTGGATATTTTATTTGAATTGGTAACCGACAATGGCACTAAACATGCTATAGATTTGGAGCAAGTTAAAAAACGCTTAAAACGTTCTAAAAATATAGCACCCAATGTCATTGATTACTGTGTTCAGCGATTTAAAGAAATGCGTATCCTCCGAGAACTTACATAA
- a CDS encoding TetR/AcrR family transcriptional regulator — MTKKEKIIHTALTLFAKHGYTETSISKIAKEAGVSKGLTYTHFENKEDLLKAVVTETLVSMTTGLIQVEELNLKHFLSYYFELLKAQKERIRFCVLLVIHPETPSVIKELLAQQQTELLQVLTHLLSPFSSDNSSLEAQMLLATLDGITLEYITNSDEAVLEKMEAYLMHKY, encoded by the coding sequence ATGACAAAAAAAGAAAAAATTATACATACAGCGCTAACGCTATTTGCCAAGCATGGATATACAGAAACCTCCATTAGTAAAATAGCAAAAGAGGCGGGAGTCTCCAAAGGACTTACTTATACCCATTTTGAGAATAAAGAAGATCTATTAAAGGCAGTCGTTACCGAAACCTTAGTCAGCATGACAACAGGGTTGATTCAGGTAGAAGAATTGAACTTAAAGCATTTTTTGAGCTATTATTTTGAATTATTAAAGGCACAAAAAGAGCGCATTCGATTTTGTGTTTTATTGGTCATTCACCCCGAAACGCCTTCTGTAATAAAAGAACTGTTGGCCCAACAGCAAACCGAATTATTGCAAGTTTTAACGCATTTGTTAAGCCCTTTTTCTTCTGACAATTCTTCTTTGGAAGCTCAAATGTTATTGGCTACCCTAGATGGAATCACCCTAGAGTATATCACAAATTCAGATGAAGCAGTTTTGGAGAAAATGGAGGCCTACTTGATGCATAAATATTAA
- a CDS encoding FAD-dependent monooxygenase, whose amino-acid sequence MKNKKVLISGAGIAGLTLAFFLQKNGFEPIVIEKASGLRDGGYMIDFFSSGVHVIEQMGLLDTLKERDHGSSIVRQYTDKGKKSMTLDISAFRTAQKGKLFNFLRTDLVDILYQTIKDKVEIRYNTSLKAVQEHPTGVEVTFEDGKTEQFDLLVGADGIHSNTRKLVFSEDEVEQFFLGYYVAGIEHNTPLNIKEHEVLAMTIPNKQIMTYTTDYHTEACNTSIFVLKRAEKLPMMEHQERVALLRKEFETFIQPVPEILETAAKQSKMYFDEVSQIRLKGNWYKGRTILVGDAAYCITLLSGQGASMAMTGAYLLAQKLIEFNGDPTRSYPIFEQELRPLVTSMQEKAIKNVASYLPSSRFSMWLRNLLAPILFTRPFIPFLIRQLGAVNFFEAKK is encoded by the coding sequence ATGAAGAATAAAAAAGTATTGATCTCAGGTGCTGGGATTGCAGGATTGACACTAGCATTTTTTCTCCAAAAAAATGGCTTTGAACCCATTGTTATTGAAAAAGCTAGTGGCTTAAGGGATGGGGGATATATGATTGATTTTTTCTCTTCGGGAGTACACGTTATAGAACAAATGGGATTGTTAGACACCCTAAAAGAAAGAGATCATGGATCTTCTATTGTTCGACAATATACCGATAAAGGCAAAAAAAGTATGACCTTGGACATTTCTGCTTTCCGAACTGCTCAAAAAGGGAAATTATTTAATTTTTTAAGAACAGATTTGGTCGATATCTTATATCAAACGATAAAAGACAAGGTAGAAATTCGATACAATACTTCTTTAAAAGCTGTACAGGAACATCCTACAGGGGTAGAGGTAACCTTTGAAGATGGAAAAACAGAGCAGTTTGATTTGTTGGTGGGGGCAGACGGTATACATTCTAATACTCGAAAATTGGTTTTCAGCGAAGATGAAGTAGAACAGTTTTTTTTGGGCTATTACGTAGCAGGAATAGAACATAATACTCCGCTTAACATCAAAGAGCATGAGGTATTGGCGATGACTATTCCCAACAAACAAATTATGACCTATACCACAGATTATCATACTGAAGCATGCAATACGAGTATTTTTGTGCTAAAAAGGGCAGAAAAATTACCAATGATGGAACACCAAGAACGAGTAGCATTACTGCGAAAAGAGTTTGAAACATTTATTCAACCTGTTCCTGAAATTTTAGAGACAGCCGCCAAACAGTCTAAGATGTATTTTGATGAAGTTTCCCAAATTCGATTAAAAGGAAATTGGTACAAAGGACGCACTATTTTGGTTGGCGATGCAGCCTATTGTATTACACTTTTGTCTGGGCAGGGAGCCTCAATGGCAATGACTGGAGCTTATTTACTGGCACAAAAATTAATTGAATTCAATGGTGATCCTACTAGATCTTATCCTATCTTTGAACAAGAATTGCGCCCCTTAGTAACCTCTATGCAAGAAAAAGCCATTAAGAATGTCGCTTCTTATTTGCCATCTTCTCGTTTTTCGATGTGGCTTAGGAATTTGTTAGCGCCCATTTTGTTTACTCGGCCATTTATACCTTTTCTAATACGACAATTGGGAGCGGTCAACTTTTTTGAAGCTAAAAAATAA
- a CDS encoding T9SS type A sorting domain-containing protein, with protein MKLLIIFSFCVLCSCLNAQSNANLYSFFVAGHTYGEIGQNNIGLHPPFKMKFDYIKGRTEIQFGILTGDIVSPNPVAQDWDEVDLDIDSLGIPVYFSAGNHDMENRPVYESRYGRTYYDFTFQNDLFIVLDPNLDHWNISGNQLVYLKNLLQTSARTADNIYVFFHQVLWREHDNKYSDITPNSFAGKINPTDRINFWTEVEPLFHELPNRVVMFSGDFGGAPWSTPFMYDTYDNITFIGSGMGKRNQDNFIVVNIDSSKSIDYDLICLEHADLYCLGELTDYQKTVEESKYACYPNPTDGEITIRLATDATTKIEVFSTAGKLLLQKKYERIYQSRIDLAPFDQGLYLIKITSPSQTSIFKIIKN; from the coding sequence ATGAAACTTCTAATCATTTTTAGTTTCTGCGTGCTATGCTCTTGCTTAAATGCTCAAAGCAACGCTAATTTGTATTCTTTTTTTGTCGCAGGGCATACCTACGGAGAGATTGGACAGAATAATATTGGTTTACATCCTCCATTTAAAATGAAATTTGATTACATCAAAGGCAGGACTGAAATTCAATTTGGAATTTTGACAGGAGATATTGTTTCGCCGAATCCTGTTGCGCAAGATTGGGATGAAGTAGATTTGGATATTGACTCTTTGGGAATACCTGTTTATTTCTCTGCTGGAAATCACGATATGGAGAATAGACCCGTTTATGAAAGTCGATATGGTAGAACTTATTATGATTTTACCTTCCAAAACGATTTATTTATTGTGTTAGACCCTAATTTAGACCATTGGAATATTTCGGGAAACCAACTGGTTTATTTAAAAAATCTACTTCAAACTTCAGCAAGGACGGCAGATAATATTTATGTTTTTTTTCATCAAGTGCTTTGGAGGGAGCATGATAATAAATACAGCGATATAACCCCCAATTCGTTTGCAGGAAAAATTAATCCAACGGATCGAATTAACTTTTGGACAGAGGTAGAGCCCTTATTCCATGAATTACCCAATCGTGTTGTTATGTTTTCTGGTGATTTTGGTGGAGCTCCTTGGTCTACTCCTTTTATGTATGATACCTATGATAATATTACGTTCATTGGGAGTGGGATGGGAAAAAGAAACCAAGATAATTTTATTGTCGTAAATATAGATTCTAGTAAATCTATTGATTATGATTTAATCTGTCTAGAACATGCCGACCTTTATTGCCTGGGGGAGTTAACGGACTATCAAAAAACGGTAGAAGAAAGTAAATATGCTTGCTATCCTAATCCTACAGATGGTGAAATAACCATTAGATTGGCGACCGATGCTACCACTAAAATAGAGGTATTTAGTACTGCTGGGAAGTTGCTCCTACAAAAAAAATACGAACGAATATATCAGTCTCGTATTGATTTAGCTCCTTTTGATCAAGGACTTTATTTAATAAAAATAACGAGCCCATCACAAACTTCAATATTCAAAATCATCAAAAATTAA
- a CDS encoding helix-turn-helix domain-containing protein, which produces MIVDFKSIALLGKPLFTWTVVQTPMSLTAAMPKDEACFAYVLEGECFTYSETENLKIKTKEAFLAKCGNYTTKLKAVDSVTRYSTIVVHFHLEVLQKIYAQGLPAFLTKKEAFRGANTAKVASNELIEHYINNIQLYFKYPRLATEDVLILKLKEIILLLTQTQNSPQVLTLMQNLFSERTIEFKEIIEGHICSDLTIKELAQLTNRSLSSFKKAFKNIYRDTPASYRITKRIEKVANLLLLSDEAITTIAYDCGFKTVAHLSRVFKRHYGTSPSQYRLDHSDK; this is translated from the coding sequence ATGATAGTTGACTTTAAATCAATTGCGCTACTGGGCAAGCCGTTGTTTACTTGGACGGTTGTACAAACTCCAATGTCTTTAACGGCTGCCATGCCTAAGGATGAAGCCTGCTTTGCTTATGTTTTAGAAGGAGAATGTTTTACTTATTCAGAAACAGAAAACCTGAAAATCAAAACCAAGGAAGCATTTTTGGCTAAATGTGGCAATTATACGACCAAACTAAAGGCAGTTGATAGCGTAACGAGGTATAGTACGATAGTAGTGCATTTTCATTTGGAGGTCTTACAAAAAATATATGCCCAAGGGTTACCTGCTTTTTTGACAAAAAAAGAAGCTTTTAGGGGAGCTAATACGGCTAAAGTTGCCTCCAATGAATTGATAGAGCATTATATCAATAACATCCAATTGTACTTTAAGTATCCTAGATTGGCAACCGAAGATGTCTTAATCTTAAAACTAAAAGAGATCATTCTGTTGTTAACTCAGACCCAGAACTCTCCCCAAGTTTTAACCCTGATGCAAAATCTGTTTTCTGAGCGAACCATCGAATTTAAAGAAATTATAGAAGGGCATATTTGCTCGGATTTGACGATAAAAGAACTGGCACAGCTAACCAATAGAAGCCTTTCTAGTTTCAAAAAAGCGTTTAAAAATATCTACCGAGATACACCAGCGAGTTATAGAATAACCAAACGAATAGAAAAAGTAGCCAATCTACTCTTGTTATCCGATGAGGCCATTACGACAATTGCCTACGATTGTGGCTTTAAAACAGTGGCGCATTTGTCTAGAGTTTTTAAGAGGCATTATGGGACAAGTCCTTCGCAATATCGTTTAGACCATTCAGACAAATAA
- a CDS encoding S41 family peptidase has product MNNVSVKYIWVFWLMAIVVGGNAQDISALSKDELQEDLVHLLAGLERYNPAMYAYSSKEAFRKRITTIQAAITAPMDALTFYKHLCFAVEGVNEGHVTIGTAADPFYAGFLKGDYKSLPLSVQFLGEQAYVWDNLSANNALERGDEILSINGRSMEQIRTQIFKYTFSDGAIETFKQKRLSNELSARYFWFVERPDSFVLNYKKRGETTIRQVQLMALTRTEMAKWSLQRKLKRKRPQGINKIYNLTIDQNIATLTLRSFNEEIIKANELKSYAFYERIFKRLRQNKVKHLILDLRDNIGGMKEFGDDLLAFALKKKHKGIFRELLSWDGKKVAASFPKRNKWFFKGKWYILTNGGTYSTAALIAQYLHIYAAAVVIGAEAGSRYEGFAAGTYHHLTLPNSKIRIAIPNKWVKNKLLQQPKQTNRGLLPTYPIHITIDALLEERDLAKEKALELIRNPSF; this is encoded by the coding sequence GTGAACAATGTTAGTGTGAAGTACATCTGGGTGTTTTGGTTGATGGCGATTGTTGTTGGAGGGAATGCCCAAGATATATCCGCCTTAAGTAAAGATGAGTTACAAGAAGATTTGGTGCATTTGTTAGCTGGTCTGGAACGTTATAATCCCGCTATGTATGCCTATAGCTCAAAAGAAGCATTTCGAAAAAGAATTACTACAATTCAAGCAGCGATTACTGCGCCAATGGATGCGCTTACATTCTATAAACATCTTTGTTTTGCGGTAGAAGGAGTCAACGAAGGACATGTGACAATAGGAACCGCAGCAGATCCTTTTTATGCTGGATTTTTGAAAGGAGACTATAAAAGTTTGCCTTTGAGTGTGCAATTTTTAGGAGAACAAGCCTATGTTTGGGACAACCTCAGTGCCAATAATGCGTTAGAACGTGGCGATGAAATTCTTAGTATTAATGGTCGGTCAATGGAGCAGATTAGGACACAGATTTTTAAGTATACTTTTTCGGATGGAGCTATTGAAACCTTTAAGCAGAAACGCTTAAGTAATGAATTGTCTGCTCGTTACTTTTGGTTTGTGGAACGCCCCGATTCTTTTGTGCTCAATTATAAAAAAAGAGGAGAAACAACCATTCGGCAAGTTCAATTAATGGCGCTGACTCGAACTGAGATGGCGAAGTGGTCGCTTCAGCGAAAATTAAAACGTAAACGCCCGCAGGGAATTAATAAAATTTATAATTTAACGATAGATCAGAACATCGCTACACTAACACTTCGAAGCTTTAACGAGGAAATTATCAAGGCGAATGAGCTTAAATCCTATGCTTTTTATGAGCGAATTTTTAAGCGTTTGAGACAAAATAAAGTCAAACATTTGATTCTTGATTTAAGAGATAACATAGGAGGAATGAAAGAATTTGGGGATGATTTATTGGCTTTTGCCCTTAAAAAGAAGCATAAAGGAATTTTTAGAGAATTGTTATCTTGGGATGGCAAAAAAGTAGCCGCTTCTTTTCCTAAACGCAACAAATGGTTCTTTAAAGGGAAGTGGTATATTTTAACCAATGGAGGAACCTATTCTACGGCTGCTCTAATTGCACAATACTTACATATTTATGCTGCCGCTGTTGTGATTGGTGCTGAAGCAGGCAGTCGATACGAAGGCTTTGCTGCTGGAACTTACCACCACCTAACGTTACCCAATTCTAAAATAAGAATAGCAATTCCTAATAAATGGGTAAAAAATAAACTGCTTCAACAACCTAAGCAGACCAACAGAGGATTGTTGCCAACTTATCCCATTCACATCACTATTGACGCTTTGTTAGAGGAACGAGATCTGGCTAAAGAAAAAGCCTTAGAGTTGATTCGAAACCCATCGTTTTAG